A window of Micromonas commoda chromosome 13, complete sequence contains these coding sequences:
- a CDS encoding predicted protein, with amino-acid sequence MFALTSKPAVAAAKVRVVSDRKKISAHAHRAASVPRRGLAVVVKATADDKNAPSRRDILSAPGLAALLSAAVPAEQLWLPGMASAKGEGGIKPTNVTGFDDSIAAAKLGPIGGAVPCSDYKAWEKTIYGFIDGIKTGECPPAFKNATRAFLLKQDGVPAGQDPLVMLTVLIPEADQKAGLAFFVNKGPKANPLWATDDIKAFTTLDPFTATASVAKFVRGVPPKSTKGLWFGQYNLGWNGKFDDWTPAFTSPEADAFHNSLGVEFSVAHQMDLKDPGNTYKPKAKIGIEVFHCFNSLAGAQELGKAFNPESPFFVDEPRYVGPYDATIWKIMDDIDYTA; translated from the exons ATGTTCGCGCTCACCTCCAagcccgcggtcgccgccgccaaggttcgcgtcgtctccgacCGCAAGAAGATCTCCGCCCACGCGCATCGTGCAGCGTcggtcccccgccgcgggctcgcggtggtggtgaaggcgaccgccgacgacaaAAACGCCCCGTCCCGTCGCGATATCCTCTCCGCGCCcggactcgccgcgctcctctccgcggcCGTTCCCGCGGAGCAGCTCTGGCTCCCCGGCATGGCCTCCGCCAAGGGGGAGGGAGGCATCAAGCCCACGAACGTCACCGGATTCGACgactcgatcgcggcggccaagctCGGCCCCATCGGAGGCGCGGTCCCGTGCTCCGACTACAAAGCCTGGGAGAAGACCATCTACGGATTCATCGACGGCATCAAGACCGGCGAGTGCCCGCCCGCGTTCAAGaacgccacgcgcgcgttcctcctcaAGCAGGACGGCGTACCCGCCG GCCAAGATCCCCTCGTCATGCTCACCGTGCTCATCCCCGAGGCGGACCAAAAGGCGGGACTCGCCTTCTTCGTCAACAAAGGACCCAAGGCTAACCCGCTGTGGGCCACCGACGACATCAAGGCTTTCACCACGCTCGACCCGTTCACAgccaccgcgtccgtcgccaaattcgtccgcggcgtcccgccAAAGTCGACCAAAGGACTCTGGTTCGGGCAGTACAACCTGGGCTGGAACGGCAAGTTCGACGATTGGACCCCGGCGTTCACCTCcccggaggcggacgcgtttCACAActccctcggcgtcgagttcTCCGTGGCGCACCAGATGGACCTCAAGGACCCGGGCAACACGTACAAGCCCAAGGCGAAGATCGGCATCGAGGTGTTCCACTGCTTCAACTCGTTGGCGGGGGCGCAGGAGCTGGGCAAGGCTTTCAACCCGGAGTCCCCCTTCTTCGTCGACGAGCCGAGGTACGTCGGTCCTTACGACGCGACCATCTGGAAAATCATGGACGACATCGACTACACCGCGTGA
- a CDS encoding predicted protein: MGLAQAKVVTMDDKTTMEITLKPGFDWVKEVSPKLPGCPEWCPANHFGYLQSGTMKINYKDGSTETVNAGSSYNIPPGHLPEVIGDVPCVMVEFSQSTAAVVKEMKD; the protein is encoded by the exons ATGGGCCTGGCCCAGGCCAAGGTCGTCACCATGGACGACAAGACGACCATGGAGATCACCCTCAAGCCCGGTTTCGACTGGGTCAAGGAG GTCTCCCCGAAGCTCCCCGGCTGCCCCGAGTGGTGCCCCGCCAACCACTTCGGCTACCTCCAGTCCGGAACCATGAAGATCAACTACAAGGACGGCTCCACCGAGACCGTCAACGCTGGATCCAGCTACAACATCCCTCCCGGTCATCTCCCCGAGGtgatcggcgacgtcccctGCGTGATGGTTGAGTTCAGCcagtccaccgccgcggtcgtcaaGGAGATGAAGGATTGA